GTTACATTTTATCTTGAGGCAATCTTTAACTctctgtactttcttttttaaaatgttttttaagattttatttttatttatttgaaaggccgagtgacagagagggagacataaaaagagagatcttccatcctctaattCACTTCCCCAATAGCTacaaccgctggggctgggccaggctgaagctagaagccaggaattccatctaggtctcccagtgggtagccggggcccaaggacttgggacatctgctgctgctttcccaggcgcatgagcagggagctggatcagaagtggagcacctaggaggtgaaccagtgtccacatgggatgccagtgtcacaggcggtggcttaacccactgtgccacaatgctggctcctaccTCTCTGTACTTTCCAGCCCTAAGTCCTACTTCCCGCCTCTGCAGCCACACAGAACAGCAGTAACAGTTCTTTCAAGAAACACAACAAAGGTGTCACAACCACCTCTCAGTCTTATTCAGCGATTCCCTAAGACTATACCAGCAGAACTCTGAATAAATCTAGGCACACCAAGCTGGCTGGTCAACACTGGCAGACACACTCTGAGTCAGTTCCCTACCACACACATTTTCTCCATAGCCCCAGTAACCTCTGATTAATGACCTCCACTTGCAAAGGAGGCTACTTACCTTAACCATGAAATAATGAATGCTATTGATCCAACAAGCTACTGCTATAGCGTGTTATTGATCACCCAATCTTTGGTTAAAATGGTCCTCATTTAGCAATTTCACTGTCACAAACACCTGGAGCAAAGCATGCTCATAATTAACGAGTTTGGGGGAGTTAAAGCGAGAGGTGATGGGCAGAGATCTCGGCTCCCCGCCATTTATTCCTGCTTCTGAGCTATTGTTTGTGTCAGAAGGGATAttgattttctataaaaataagaaaacaagaggCACCAAGGGGCCGCAGGAGGTCAGCTTGGGCTGCAGAAGGAGGGGGAGGCTTAGcactctatctctgtcacttgcCTTCCGAGAGAggggaatattttctttcctgGGAGATTAGCCTCTAATACATCACTTTAGGAGGCTCCTGAACGTGACTTCAGGCCATCAGCCAGCCAAGCCACTCGTGAAAGGAAAAAAGCTGAACCACATATTCAAGGGGACAAATGACGTGTTAGTGCAAAACAGCAAAATTAGGCTATGGTCGCCTCGCTAATAGCTGCTCTACGGACAATCTGAATAAAGATCAACAGAAGGGAATCTGACCCAGAGTTGTTCCATGTTAAGACagtcacaaacacacatacagaaaaaaaaatagaacagctCGATTTTTATGTAAACATTAAGAAAACTATTATATCATAGCCACTTTGAGTTCCTCATAATTCAGTTAGGATTGCTGGTGTAGAGTTGAAggaagaacagaaagagaaaagcaaaaagaaattctGGTTAAGCTGAAAACAACCTCATGTTTTGTTAGCaaggaataaatttaaagaaattagaaataaagctAATTGACACACTCATTTTCAAACCTAAAACATCTAATAGTgctttagaaaaacaagaatctACCCACTGACTAAGCTTGAGCCAAGCCTAATGATCAATTCCATCTTAACAACTTTACAGAATGGATCACTGCTCCGACAATCCTCCTCAACACCATTGACTAAAAAGTAGATTTCTACACTTTGGTCTACATATGAATAAACTGTGGCACACCCAAACCGGGTGATGAAAGAATAgtcaagagaatttttttttaagattatttatttatttatttgaaaggcaaagttacagagagaggagagacagagatcttccatttgctggttcattccccaaatgccacaatggttggggctgggccaggccaaagccttctgggtctcccacatgtgtgacagagggcccaaagacttgggccatcttccgctgctttcccaggccattagcagggagctggattagaagcggaacagccgggactcaaaccagcacccaaatggggtaCTGGTAGTgcaagtgatagcttaacctgccgtgccacagtgctggccccaagaattctTAGAAGCATTTCTTTTAAGGCAGAAAAAAAAGTGGGAACATTTTGACAGAATCAACTCATTAAGTCGGTATAATACCTAAATCACAAACTATGATCAACTTACACTCTAATACTAGCCCTGCTGATAAGGAATGCTTAATAGTCAACAACAACTTAAAAACTGAAAGATTTGGGTTTGGCCTTTGTCACAGTGGATAAGATGTCGCTTGGGGCACTGATAttcatgtcagagggcctgggtttaggtcttggctcctctcccaactccagcttcctgctagtatgtaccctgggaggcagtaggtgatggctccatGCCACGCATGCGGGACAACTGGATGGAACTGCTGGCtcctaggcatttggggaataaaccagcagatggaaatgctctcttgctctgtctgttGCGACCTCTCAAAtcaattaaatacataaagactgctttaaagacaattaaaatcttttaattccactttcctttTGAAGACAGGTTAAACGTAAAATGTAAAGAGTAAGTAAGAATCGCCCCATGCTCCCCATAGAGCAGCACGGACTAAGGAGGGAACACACAACGCATCTTTGTAACTAGCAACGAACCAAGGCAAAAATTTACAACTCCTAATATTCAGAAGACTTAAAGACGTTTCTCATTCCATGTCTCCTACTGTTCTACCCATTACTCCCTCATGGCTACAAGGACTTTGAAATCCATTATAGAAAGAACTCGAACAAGGGAGAGAGCCTGACCAAGGAAACAAGTCTCCTAGAAGTGAAGACCAGGAACTCCGTGAGAATCCCTGCCTCCTGTGGGGCAGCCAGGCTCTCAGACTTCTTGCAGTTAGGACTTCTTTCACCACAGCCCGACTACAGCGTGCAATAGATGCCTCTATCCCTGCTGGCCTCCGGGTCCTGCATTCGGGGCTGTACTGAGGCTACCACCTTAGCCAGGGTCCATCTCTTCACACAATTACATCAGAGGTCAACAAGAAATTCTAGGAGAGAGTCCTACACAAGCTATCATCCCAACAGGTTATTTCTAAAAGCGTCATTTTCAACAATGAGAAGACTGCTACGTGGTATGTATGCTCAACGTGAAAATAAACTTGAATGCTTTAAGAAAGGGTTTCCGTATTGGGAAGGGTGGGAGAGATgcctggtgcagcagttaaggcgccacgtgggacacccagctCCCCTGTCCTAGTGcccgggttcaattcccagctccacgtctgatccagcacaccttgagaggcagcaatgatggttcaaggacttgggtccccggccccaacgtgggaaacccagatggagttccagactcctggctttggcctggcccagcaccagctgttgtggacatttggggaaacaCCTAGCTGACGGAAGATCTctggctgcctttcaaataaataaaaataagtaatttttaaaaaagatgtatttatttacttgaaagtcagtgttatagaaagagaaggagagataaagagacagagagatcttccatccactggttcactccccagatggccgcaatggccaggtctgagtCAGGTCAATGCCAGTTCATcttgttctcccacgtgggtggcaggggcacaaacgcTTCAgacatcctccacagctttcccaggccatttgcagggagctggatgggaagtggagaagccaggacatgaactggcaccagaTGGGgtgcagcattgcaggtggcaatttatctgctatgccacaacaccagccctccaataaataatttaaaaagttctttaaatATATTGTGAAAGGCTACACATTGACTAAGCATTTCTTTCATGAGAagggaaaaagttttaaaatccaaaAAGATAAACATACAGATTGGGTAAAAAAGCCTTACAAAGAATTAGGCATTAGAGGAAAATTAGCAAAGCCAAGCCTATGTCAATATAGTAGAACAGACTGGCAAATACAAAGCAAGAAAAGTAAACACTGATTTAAAAGCCATCCACAAAGGTGCGGGCATACAGACCTACCCAGCTTCTCTCCCTGACACAGCCTCACCTCAGAGAACCTGAGATTTATGCCTTTGTTTTACACTGAACTTCCCAAGAAGCAAAGTCCTAAGAAAGCTCATATGCTCCACAGTCacaaaagtgagagagaaaagatcAGAGAAGAGGCAGACTCATGGGGCAGCAAAGCATGCTGGTCAAACAGCAAAGCATGCTGGTCAAACAGCAAAGCGTGCTGATGAAGGCTCTGCATCGGGACCAGGCTTGCTTCTCAGCTTGGGCCCTGGGTGATCATGGGCAAATCATGTAACctctctgcacctcagtttccCATTCTATAAAACACAAGTCGTAATGCCTACAACCCAGCGGAATTCTGAGCACTGCAGAACATAGGCCAAGCGTGTAGCCTGAGCCTGACATACAGTTAGTGCTCAATGAGTCCTAACTAATAGTAACAATGATAGAACCCAGCATTCTCAAGCAGGACTAGGCAACCCATCTGGGGAGCATCCCTGGAAGCATGGGGGTGATACAAACAAGAGGCGTGGGAAGGATGTGGTGGGGCTAAATGTCCCGCAAGGCTCGGAGAAGAAGTGCCCACCTAAAAGACCACCAGCATCCTCCCTGAGACGTGGACAGCAAGGAGGAAGAGCGACCACCTTAAGGCATCAGGTGGGGGGCGGGTGTCACGGTCCCAGGACTAGCTGAGAGGTGAAAGACGGAAAGCAGAAATGACACTGACATTTTAAACACGCCCTCAACAGTGGCCCGCCTTTCTGACTTACTCTTATTTGGTGTAAGACCAACGGCAGGCAGTGCTGTTGTTTTCAAAATCCGTCATGGGTGCAGAAAACCTGAATGCTAGTCACGGAAAAGATAAACTCAGTATGGCCCaagcaggagcagcagagacagactCACAGCTCAAAGGCGTCTGTGGCCATGGTTCTCAGCGGGAAAGGCCGTGCACAGGGAACACAGAACCCCCACACACGTGCTCGGCTACACACCAGCATCTGCTCAGACCCCGCTTCTAAAGAATAAGGGGCGTGTATGAGCCCCACGGCAGGAGTGGCGGCAGACTGCCTTCTTCCAATAGAACCCTCGGCTACGCATTTGAGGTACATACTTTACATCACTCTTAGAAACCTATGTTTTTCTCTTCTATGTAGCCTTCTTGACATAAGGAAATCAAGACTCACGAATAGCACTTTAAACAGCTATCGTTAAACTACTGATTGACTCAAAGCAAGCCAGAGTCAACGCAAGCCTGGCTGGCTTGAAAGAAAATGGTGTTCATCACCAGCCTGTGGGTTTGCGCTCCAGGTAGAGCTACCCAGGACCATCTTTGACTGGAAGGGAGAGCTCACCATTCCGACATGTTCTCATCAGAGCCCTGCTTCTGCTCGTCGGCGTCACACTccatcctctccttccttcctgtcttgcCCAGCAAAGTCCTGGTTTCTGCTGATTCACACACGCCGTGGCCCGAGGAGGCCCAGGGAGCGTTCTCCTTGCAGCGGGACAGTCGCTGCTTCTTGGCAGACTTGAACCTGCAGCCTCTCTCATAGCTCCAGTCCGACACCTTCAGCTTCTGCTGCAGACTGGCAGCCACCTCGGACGTCACCCGCTTCACCTTCCGGCGCCGCCGGAGGGGTCGGCAGGGCGCGTTTTCGGTAAAGGAGTCAGACTCGTGCCAACAGTGCTGCTTACTCTTCACGATGGCATTGAGCGCCGGGTGCCGTTTGGCCACCGTGGTGTCATCAGAGTCGCTGAAAGTGGTGACCGGGGCCACTTCTCGACAGTCCTTGACGGCCTCATCCAGGCTCGACTCCGAGGCCTCGCTGAAGCAGCAGGTGTGCTCCGACGGGTGCGTGAAGTCAGACCGGCGCTTCCGGCCCCGGCGCTTCCGGAGCTGCCGCCTCTGCTGCCGCGGGCTCAGGGCCATCTCCTCCCACAGCTCGCCAAGCTTATTCTGCTCAGAGGTCTGCTCTAAGGCGGAGGCTAAGTCATGTACCAGCTCATCCATGAGGGCCACATCTGCgaaaggaagttaaaaaaaaaaaaagcctgactcGGGTCCGCTGTGTTCAAGTAATTTTCTAAGacagatggcagcactgcagaatCCTACAGAAAATAAAGTCCCCTGGCTACACTTAACATCGTTCAAACCACCAAGTCACTACAACAGCTATGCAGTCCGTGTTAAATGCCCGTATGTAGCCCTTGTGAAAGGGCTGAAGTCAAAAGAGTTCTTAAGCACAAAAGCTCAACTGGGATCTTAACAAAACCAGGCAAACAAACTCAGAATAGACCGGGCCTATTTTCCCCCAAACTTGTCACTGAATTATCTGATAAATTATCTGCCTCATCAGACAGAAAACCACACAACCGCTGAGCTGGGCAAACACAGGGCAGAATCCAGGGGCGCATCCTGCCGTCTGGGTCCCTGCTGAGAACAGACTCCGCGGGGAAGGGCAAGGCAACTTAGGGGCAACGGCGGCTTGCGGTTTTAGGGACACGAGTTTGTACTCAGAATGGGCAAGAGACCAAGCTTCATCCATCCTGACCTGGTACCGCGGGCAACCTGGAAGCTACCAGGTCTGGAACTGTATTGGACATGTCACGTGTGTTTGAGTAACTGGCAACGTTTAAGCTCCTCACCCCAGCCTTCAGAAAACAAGTGATCACCCTAAGTATGTGTTTTGGTGCTGCACCACCTTGCAAAACCAGAGTATAACTAGGCTGAAATGACAGGGCTGGGGCGGAAGCGCTGAACTTTCTGGCTAACTCCTTTCCAAAGTTTCAATTTTGCTATTCATTCTCACCAAACTCTCACACTTCTTGGGTCACCTGAGACGCCACAGGGAACAGAAACAATTTTCAAAAACTCTTCTTTTAAAGGGAAATGTCTAATATAATCTGTCCAACgcctaattaaatatatattaaattagcAGCTTTCCCCTAACCCTCGTTAGTCCAAAGATCCTACTTGGAGCTTAACCCTGCGGCGTCGCGGGCAGCCTGCATTTCCCTCTCGCAGCTGGTATCTTGCACAAGGCTCTCTTAAACCCTTTCCCCTGGCCTCTGCGCTCCAAGGCAGGAAAGCGGAGGTGCCACCTCTGTGAGAGCAAAGGCAACACCGAGGTCCAACACCACCAGCGAGTCAAACCACTCAGAGTCCCAAAGCCACACACATCCCAAGCCCACGTCCTGCAGAGCAGTAACAGGTGacgcgagaaggagaggcaacgGACCCCTGCGACCGCAAGAAGCCAGTGGGCAGAGAACGCCCAAGCCGACCGCCCCCATAAAGAACACCTGCTTTAGAAACTCGGGCAGTCAGAACTGCACAAACTCGCACGTGGAACCAAGTCACCAAACACCCGCCAGTCCAGCGCCTGCCGGCGCAGCATCCTCTCCTGCCTCCAAGGCTGCGATCCAagcagggggtgaggggaggaCCCTGGGGCGCCCGCACGCCTGGCACCGGTGCAGGCACGCAGCCCAGTAGAGGGTGAGGCTGTGTGAGTCACGCCCGGGGAAGCGGGGGTGGGGACAACGAGGAGGCGCGGCGGGCGCTGGGCGCAGGACCCGGGTGCGGCGAGCGGGGGCTCACCAGGGGCGCGGGGGCTCAGCTGCCAAAGAGCAAGTCGTGGCCACCGAGCGCCCTCCGCGATCGGGGGCGCAACGCTGCCACACAGGTTTCCAGGGACCCTCACCACGCCCCGGCCAGTCGCTGAGGGCGAGGGCGCCCACGGCTCGGGGCACCGGGCGCCCACGCCGCCGCCAAGGGAGGCAGACAGCAGCGGGGAGAGGAGGCGGCGGTCGCCCCGGGGGTGGCCCGCTGCTCATCC
The DNA window shown above is from Lepus europaeus isolate LE1 chromosome 22, mLepTim1.pri, whole genome shotgun sequence and carries:
- the GPATCH2L gene encoding G patch domain-containing protein 2-like isoform X3 gives rise to the protein MDELVHDLASALEQTSEQNKLGELWEEMALSPRQQRRQLRKRRGRKRRSDFTHPSEHTCCFSEASESSLDEAVKDCREVAPVTTFSDSDDTTVAKRHPALNAIVKSKQHCWHESDSFTENAPCRPLRRRRKVKRVTSEVAASLQQKLKVSDWSYERGCRFKSAKKQRLSRCKENAPWASSGHGVCESAETRTLLGKTGRKERMECDADEQKQGSDENMSECETSSVCSSSDTGLFTNDEGRQGDDEQSDWFYEGECVPGFTVPNLLPKWTADHCSEVERMDSGLEKLSDPTFLLPSRPAQRGYHARLNRLPGAAARCLRKGRRRLGKETSMSPLGTERISHIIRDPRQKEKNKAPAPDFPHISAQEFNPLSPLYSLDVLADASHRRCSPAHCSARSRGRHGADHTSTTSPEVAPLGVAGQEPCRREGHRLPSGHLF